A part of Aegilops tauschii subsp. strangulata cultivar AL8/78 chromosome 2, Aet v6.0, whole genome shotgun sequence genomic DNA contains:
- the LOC109761128 gene encoding uncharacterized protein: MGSILCCLCGPDDDDEAPGCCACLPWPARAYTRVAPVPPEASTGSGQEDPLNTFRPPPRALPYDDPRFRHHTEKSILLGERSNADTGSTRDGDEKADGPSMEAQPGGGKPRGTQVCVDCDEDDCPICLEEYDYENPKILLQCNHDFHLGCIYAWMERSQSCPGKPEQQNNRSCQCECNGMIRLLRAADNDGSLLTPVKPQPFVVSYLRSSESHGSCNQDGVTRDCAHLLGGPDGTVGGARGCSSSTDSLTHPGGSCPIVGSAVSPPCPSQAEDGLPPLPPSNTGAVVRSPSTSARPPSRSSKNEGPQEELAATTSESHIKILTKGTVQILLIGPS; the protein is encoded by the exons ATGGGGTCCATCCTGTGCTGCCTGTGCGGTCCCGACGACGATGACGAGGCGCCGGGTTGCTGCGCCTGCCTGCCATGGCCAGCCAGAGCGTACACACGGGTTGCGCCGGTTCCTCCCGAGGCCTCCACCGGCTCAGGGCAGGAGGATCCATTGAACACCTTCCGCCCCCCTCCTAGGGCTCTACCTTACGATGATCCTCGGTTCAGACATCACACGGAGAAATCTATTCTGCTCGGAGAGAGAAGCAATGCTGACACCGGATCGACTCGCGATGGTGATGAGAAGGCTGATGGACCGTCAATGGAAGCTCAGCCGGGAGGGGGGAAACCCAGGGGAACTCAAGTCTGTGTTGATTGTGACGAGGATGACTGCCCGATATGCCTTGAGGAGTATGACTACGAGAATCCGAAGATACTGCTGCAATGCAACCATGATTTCCATCTTGGTTGCATCTACGCGTGGATGGAGAGAAGCCAGTCTTGCCCG GGGAAGCCTGAGCAGCAGAATAACCGGTCTTGCCAGTGCGAATGCAATGGAATGATCAGATTACTTAGAGCTGCAGACAATGATGGTTCATTGCTAACACCGGTCAAGCCACAACCATTCGTTGTCTCTTACTTGCG ATCAAGCGAGAGCCATGGAAGTTGCAATCAAGACGGAGTTACCCGGGACTGTGCACACCTACTCGGCGGCCCTGATGGTACGGTCGGCGGCGCGCGTGGATGTTCTTCCTCCACCGACTCCCTCACGCACCCCGGTGGAAGCTGCCCCATAGTTGGGTCAGCCGTTTCTCCACCATGTCCCTCCCAAGCTGAAGATGGTCTTCCTCCCCTGCCTCCCTCGAACACTGGAGCTGTTGTTCGGTCGCCGTCCACATCCGCAAGGCCCCCATCAAGATCCTCCAAGAATGAAGGGCCCCAAGAGGAACTAGCTGCAACTACGAGTGAAAGCCACATCAAGATCCTCACCAAG GGCACTGTTCAGATTCTTCTGATAGGGCCTAGTTAG
- the LOC109761127 gene encoding protein FAR1-RELATED SEQUENCE 5, with amino-acid sequence MMHMLVASDGGGGEMHPYAAVPAEQELELHRDNAADDSLDGHVRCLRCGISGNATPHMRRGPDGPRTLCNACGIAYRKGKMRRMIEAEPPIDEASLAKLVPEVDMEFESEEKAYEFYNKYAGHVGFSVRKSTSHKSSENITKVRTFVCSREGYNRDKKSLEAKKPRLDTRIGCPARLIIKVTPECKYRVTDFKAEHNHQLAPPSTMHMLRSQRILTELQSGEAELSDDSVVTPTTKATGDLVVRQVGFLRSVSLLPADYKNYLRSKRTKAMQPGDGGAILKYLQTMQMDNPSFFYTMQIDEDDKLTNFFWADPKSREDFTYFDDVLCLDTTYKINGYGRPLALFLGVNHHRQTIIFGAAMLYDESFESYKWLFESFKIAMHGKQPAVALIDQSIQLSSAMAAAWPNTAQRVCAWHVYQNSVKHLNQVFQGSKTFAKDFSKCVFGYEEEEEFVFAWRSMLEKYDLRHNEWLSKLFDERERWALAYDRHIFCADIISSLQAESFSSILKKFLSPQLDLLSFFKHYERAVDEHRYAELQADFQASQSYPRIPPAKMLKQTSHTYTPVVFEIFRKEFELFMDSVLFTCGEAGTTSDYKVAPSERPKEHFVRFNSSDNSCMCTCKKFEFMGIPCCHMLKVLDYRNIKELPQIYLLKRWRRTAKSTDEDSQGHAANDNRSSLNVSVPSANHHGLQSINARIQDTPLSNMHENPFHRSS; translated from the exons CACCGCATATGCGACGTGGCCCTGATGGCCCGAGAACTCTTTGCAATGCTTGTGGCATCGCTTACAGGAAG GGTAAAATGAGAAGAATGATAGAAGCTGAACCACCTATAGATGAGGCTTCACTTGCTAAGCTTGTTCCTGAGGTGGACATGGAATTTGAGAGCGAGGAAAAAGCATATGAATTCTACAATAAATATGCTGGGCATGTTGGCTTTAGTGTTCGAAAAAGCACGTCACATAAATCTTCTGAAAATATTACCAAAGTAAGGACTTTTGTATGCTCGAGAGAGGGTTACAACAGGGATAAAAAATCGTTGGAGGCAAAGAAACCAAGGTTGGATACAAGAATTGGCTGTCCAGCACGGCTGATCATTAAAGTCACACCAGAGTGTAAATACAGGGTCACTGATTTTAAAGCAGAGCACAATCATCAGCTGGCCCCTCCTTCGACGATGCATATGTTAAGGTCACAAAGGATATTGACAGAACTTCAGTCTGGGGAAGCAGAACTGTCAGATGATTCCGTAGTGACACCAACCACAAAAGCAACTGGTGATCTTGTTGTGAGACAAGTTGGTTTCCTTCGAAGTGTTTCTCTCCTCCCAGCAGATTACAAGAATTATCTCCGGTCAAAGCGCACGAAGGCAATGCAACCTGGTGATGGTGGAGCCATATTAAAATATTTGCAGACTATGCAAATGGATAACCCCTCGTTCTTTTATACCATGCAGATTGATGAGGATGACAAACTAACCAACTTCTTTTGGGCAGACCCAAAATCTAGAGAGGACTTCACCTACTTTGATGATGTACTATGTCTAGACACAACTTACAAGATAAATGGATATGGCAGGCCATTGGCATTATTCCTTGGTGTGAATCATCACAGACAAACAATTATCTTTGGTGCAGCTATGCTTTATGATGAATCATTTGAGTCATATAAGTGGCTGTTTGAGAGTTTTAAGATCGCAATGCATGGAAAACAACCAGCGGTAGCTTTAATAGATCAATCGATTCAGTTGAGTAGTGCAATGGCAGCCGCCTGGCCAAATACTGCTCAACGAGTTTGTGCTTGGCATGTATATCAGAATTCTGTTAAGCACCTGAATCAAGTTTTCCAAGGTTCAAAGACATTTGCAAAGGATTTTAGCAAATGTGTCTTTGGCTATGAGGAAGAGGAAGAATTCGTGTTTGCTTGGAGAAGTATGCTAGAAAAGTATGATCTTAGACATAATGAGTGGCTATCTAAACTGTTTGACGAAAGGGAAAGATGGGCATTGGCATATGATAGGCATATATTTTGTGCTGACATAATAAGTTCCCTTCAAGCTGAGAGTTTTAGTAGCATTTTGAAGAAATTCTTGAGCCCTCAACTGGATCTGCTATCCTTCTTCAAACACTATGAAAGAGCAGTAGATGAGCATCGCTACGCTGAGCTCCAAGCTGACTTCCAAGCTAGTCAAAGTTATCCAAGAATACCCCCGGCCAAGATGTTAAAGCAAACTTCCCATACGTACACACCAGTGGTGTTTGAGATCTTTCGTAAAGAGTTTGAACTGTTTATGGACTCTGTGTTATTCACTTGTGGAGAGGCCGGAACAACTTCTGACTACAAAGTTGCTCCTTCTGAGAGGCCCAAGGAACACTTTGTTAGATTCAACTCAAGTGATAACTCTTGTATGTGCACTTGTAAGAAGTTTGAGTTTATGGGTATTCCATGCTGTCACATGTTGAAGGTGCTCGATTACAGAAATATCAAGGAGTTGCCTCAAATATATCTGTTGAAGCGATGGAGAAGGACTGCCAAGTCTACAGATGAAGACAGCCAAGGCCATGCAGCAAACGATAACAGGTCATCATTAAATGTCTCTGTACCTTCTGCAAATCACCATGGGCTCCAAAGCATCAATGCAAGGATTCAA GACACACCGCTTTCCAATATGCATGAGAACCCATTTCATAGAAGCTCCTAA